TCCTCGGTGACCCGGATCTCCCCCGCCAGGCGGGAGACCGCCTCGTCGGCGAGGCGCAGTTCGACCGGCGTCCTGGAGGATCCGCGCCCGAACCGCGCGACTTCCCCCGGCCCGAGGCGTAACGTCACGGCCCCGCCGCCCGGTTCCCCGTCGGCCGCGCCACCGCTGCCCTGCGGCAGATGGACGACAATGCCGCTCACCGCTCCCCCTGTACGACGCGTCGACGGACGTCAGACAGGGAACGTTACCGGCTGCGTGCGCGGCTGCACGGTGTGACATCGGCCAATTACGCGGGGACGGTGGAGGGCCTCAATAGGCGGGACCCCCGGGGCGGAGCGGCGCGACCAGGCGGTCGCCGAAGCCGGTCCAGGGACGCCAGCCGCCACTGGGCCGGTCCTGTACGCGGGTGCGCACCCGGCCGTCGGTGGTGACGGCGAAGAGGTGGATCCGCCCGGTGGAGTCGGCCGCGGCGGACGGCGTGGTGGCGAGCGGGACCCCGGGCTCGCCGAACTCCTCCTCGGGACTCCAGGTGCCGCCGGAGTCGACGTGCCAGCGGTGGCCGAGCCGGGCCCCGCCGGGGGACAGGACGAAGGCCTCGAGCCTGCCGTCGGCGCTGGGTACGAGGGTGGGGGCCGCGGCAGCCCAGCCGAACAGGGGCTGCCAGTCGCCCCAGCCGCCGCTCGGCACGGTCTGGCGCCGGTAGTACGCCGCCACGCCGGACGGGGCGATCGCGGTGACGGTGAGGCGGCCGCTGCCGTCGCGCGCCACGCGCGGCGCGGCGCCGGCCGCGGTACCGAAGGCGCTCCATGCCGACCAGGCGCCGCCCGGGGTCTCCTGCCACCGGTGCAGGATCCCGGAGCCACCGGGCGCGAGGACGAACACCTCCAGCCGCCCGTCGGCGTTGGCGGCGACGACCGGGGGTGCGCCCGCCGGACCGCCGAACCCGCCGTCCCACACGTCCCACGTCAGCGAACCGGGCGACCGCTGCCGCCGCCGGGCGAGGGAGCCGCCGCCGGGGGCCGGGGCGTGGACCTCCAGCCTGCCGTCGGCGCCCCGGACCACGGCCGGGGCGGCTCCGGCCGGGCCGCCGAACTCCTCCCAGTCGTACCAGCCGCCGTCGGTCCGCTGCACCCGGTGGTGCAGGTTGACCGCGCCCGGGGCGAGGGAGAAGACCTCGAGCCTGCCCTGGGCGCCCGGGCCGAGGGTGGGGACCGCCCCCGCCGGCCCGCCGAAGGACTCCCACGCCGACCAGGTGTCGGACTCCGCGTCGAGCTGGACGCGCCGCAGCGCCGAACGGTCGCCGGCGTCGAGCGCGAACACCGTCAGCCGGCCGTCCACGTCCCGGCCGGCCACCGGGTTCTCCGCGCTCTGCCACGGCGGTGGCGCGTCCCGCCACAGCAGCGGCGCCAGGTACAGGCCCTGGTGGAACCAGCCCGCCGCGCTCGCGTGCCAGTCCTGCCCGTCGTGGACCACCTCGACGGCGTGGCCGGGCACATGGCCCGCATAACCGCCGAGGTCGAAGCGGAAGGGGTCGCGGGAGGCGAACACGTCCGTGCCGTCGTACCCGCCCCGCGGCCCGATGAAGAGGTAGTACCAGCCGTCCCGTTCGACGACGCAGGGCGACTCGGTGACCGACACCGTGGTGTCGGTGCTCGCGTCGGTGAACGCGATCTCCGGATCGCTCCAGTTCAGCAGGTCGGCGGAGCGCCGGAAGGCCACGACGTGGTTGCCGTGGGGACCGGAGAGTTCGGTGTAGTACATGACCCACTCGGCGCCGGCCCGCAGCACCATCGGGTCGCGCGCCGTGATCCCCCGGAACAGCGGGCCGGACGGCACGCGGGTCCAGGTGAACAGGTCGGTGGAGGTGGCGAGGTTGATCGCGGCGCCGCTGCGGCCGCCGGCGGCGTAGAACATCCAGAAGGTTCCGCCCGCCTCGACGACGTACGGTGCCCACAGGTGTTCCTCGCCGTGGTAGGCCGGGTCGAGGGTCAGCGCGTCGGCGTGCGTGGTCCACGGACCGTACGGATCCGCCGCGGACGCGTGGGCGAAGGACACCTCGGCCCCGCTGTCCGGGGACTCGCCCGGCGGGGCGCTGTCGCCCGCGATGCTGAACAGGTGCCACCGGCCGGCCGCCCTGATCAGGGTGTGGTCGTTGAGGTAGCGGCGCCGGCCGGCGACGGAGGGATCGTAGACGTGGGTGAAGGGCCCGGCGCCGACCCACTGGTGGGGCAGGGCGGCCGTGGCGGCGGCCGCCCTGCCGAGGCCCGGCAGGGCGAGCGCGCCGGCCCCCGCGGCGGCACCCCGCAACAGGCGCCGTCTGCTGATCGGATGCACGGGTCTCTCCGGGGTCAGTTGACGGCGGGGCCGGAGCTGTTGCTCACCCAGGCCCAGTCGGACCAGGAGGTGAAGCCGGTCTGCCACTTGTGGTAGACGCCGGCGCTGCTGGTCCCGAAGACCTCGATGCGTCCGTCGGCGTTGGCGGTGGCCGTGATCTCGGTGCCGCCGCCTCCGAAGGTGTCCCACTGGCCGTACGGGGCGTTGACGCCGGTCTGCCAGATGTGCTGGGCGGTGGTCCCGTTGATGGCGAAGACCTCGATCCGTCCGTCCGGCGACCGTTCACTGGTGAGCTGGGAGTCGGCGGGGCCCCCGGTGGGTTCCCAGTCGGACCAACTCGACTGACCTGTCTGGTATTTGTGGAAGACGCCGGCCGGTCCGGAGGCGAATACCTCCAGTCGGCCGTCCTGGTTGTGGTCGACGGTCAGGTCGCGGCCGCCGCCACCGAAGTCCTGCCAGGTCGACCAGCCGCCGTTGACGGCTGTCTGGTAGAGGTGCTGGAAGGTGTCTCCGTTGAGGGCGAAGACTTCGAGGCGTCCGTCCGGGGACTTCTCCATCTCGATGCGGCCGTTGGCCGGTCCGCCGCCGGCGGGTTCCCAGTCGGACCAGCCGCCGTTGGGTGCCGCCTGGTACCTGTGGAAGACGCCGACCGGTCCGGAGGCGAAGACCTCCAGCCGGCCGTCGCCGTTCGCGCCGACCGCGATGTCCTTGCCACCGCCGCCGAACGATT
The Streptomyces sp. NBC_00091 genome window above contains:
- a CDS encoding family 43 glycosylhydrolase, translating into MHPISRRRLLRGAAAGAGALALPGLGRAAAATAALPHQWVGAGPFTHVYDPSVAGRRRYLNDHTLIRAAGRWHLFSIAGDSAPPGESPDSGAEVSFAHASAADPYGPWTTHADALTLDPAYHGEEHLWAPYVVEAGGTFWMFYAAGGRSGAAINLATSTDLFTWTRVPSGPLFRGITARDPMVLRAGAEWVMYYTELSGPHGNHVVAFRRSADLLNWSDPEIAFTDASTDTTVSVTESPCVVERDGWYYLFIGPRGGYDGTDVFASRDPFRFDLGGYAGHVPGHAVEVVHDGQDWHASAAGWFHQGLYLAPLLWRDAPPPWQSAENPVAGRDVDGRLTVFALDAGDRSALRRVQLDAESDTWSAWESFGGPAGAVPTLGPGAQGRLEVFSLAPGAVNLHHRVQRTDGGWYDWEEFGGPAGAAPAVVRGADGRLEVHAPAPGGGSLARRRQRSPGSLTWDVWDGGFGGPAGAPPVVAANADGRLEVFVLAPGGSGILHRWQETPGGAWSAWSAFGTAAGAAPRVARDGSGRLTVTAIAPSGVAAYYRRQTVPSGGWGDWQPLFGWAAAAPTLVPSADGRLEAFVLSPGGARLGHRWHVDSGGTWSPEEEFGEPGVPLATTPSAAADSTGRIHLFAVTTDGRVRTRVQDRPSGGWRPWTGFGDRLVAPLRPGGPAY